Sequence from the Camelus dromedarius isolate mCamDro1 chromosome 12, mCamDro1.pat, whole genome shotgun sequence genome:
cCCACTGTTAatcactagcttgttctctgtatttgtaagtctgtttgttttattacatacatttatgtgtatgtgtgtgtgtgtgtgtatataggtacctacacacacacacacacatacacacacacacacatctcctaTATCTattgatctgttgatggacacttaggttgcttccatgtcttggctattgtagattaTGCTGCTATGAATAATGGGGtgcatcttttttgttttcttcagatacacacctaggagtggaattgctgggttatatgctagttctattttcatttttttaaggaacttcggtactgttttccatagtggctgcaccaatttacattcttaccagtaGTGTTCTAGGATTCTCTTTTtgctacatccttgccaacatttgttatttgtggtctttttgatgacagccattctgacatgtgtgaggtgatatctcattgtggttttgatttgcatttatctgataattagcagtgttgagcatcttttcatgtgcctgttggccatctatttatcttatttgagaaaatgtctgttcaggtcttctgcccattctttAATGGAGTTGTTCAGAAATGGTATTTTGAACATTATTAATGTGCCTTATTCACACTGCTTTTTCAGAAGAAGGGAGGAGACAGTACTATTGGGTAGGCAACCAAGAGTGTCcacttaatttatatatttataatttatttatttttttatttttatttatttttgaaggggagaggtaattaggtttatttatttatttatttatttatttagtggaggtactggggattgaacccagaacctcgtgcatgctaggcatgcactctactactgagctataacttcccccctctaatttatttatttttgtgtatttttttcatagcCTTTAAGCCCCACCACCTTAAATCCTTCTTAGAGCAACGATTTAATTAGGTTGtactgaattaaattaaattaatctcCTTCCcaataatgtaaatttttttttactgaagtagagttCATTTATAATGCTGTTACttttaggtatacagcaaagtgattcgtatatatatattattttccattataggttattataagatattgaatatagtcccctgtgctatacagtaagtccttgttatctattttagatatagtagtgtgtatctgttaatcccatactcctaatttatccttcccctacCCGTTCCCCTTTGGTGACGATTAGTTTGTcttctgtgagtctgcttctgttttttaaataagttcatttgtattctttttttagattgcacgtATATGTGATggataatatttgtttttctctgacttacttcacttagtatgataatccatccatgctgctgcagatggcaatatttcactcctttttatggctgagtactagtccattattatatatgtgtgtgtatacacacacacacacacacacacacacacaccacatcttgtttatccattcatctatcaatggaaatttaggttgcttccatgtcttggctattgtaaatagtgctgctatgaacattgattggggtgcatgtgtctttctgaattagttttcatcttttttggatatatgcccaagagtgagattgctggatcatgtggtaactctattttcagttttttaagtataaatgtaattttaattgcTAAATAATATTGCATTATATAAATGTAAGTTGGCTTATTTCCAATTGTTTTGCTATTGTAAGTTAAGTGCAATAAAAATAGTATGTCATCTTAATTGTGTTATGGATTGGGAGTTGGGGGGTTATTGAAATTGCCTTTGCTTAATAAAATAGTTTGGTAAATTGCTGAGGCAGAGAGTCAGACCCTAAGGGATGCAGAGCCAGAGCTTATTGAGGTAGTAGCTAAACTGGAACATGGTCTTCTGCAAATGACAAGAATACAAGGTGGCTAGTGGAAACTTGGCATGCCTCTAAAGCCTCAGTCTGGAACTGGCAACACTGTTACTTCCACACATATTCCATTGGCCAGATTAAGTCAGGAGGCCAAGCACGAAGTCAGCGGGGTGGGCAAGATTACTCCCACCAACAGAGAAGTATAGAAGGAatagggagggaagaaagaacaggaaataaatacaatctaCTAGTGAAACGCCCCCAGTGATGGGGGTGACTTGACTAACACACTTTTAAGGATATGTCCAAAATTCAATTTGAAGttgtttgcatttctgtgttGTAAACTCCCTCCCCTTTATTTGCCTGTATTTGCCACAGTCGGCTACGTGCACAAACAGCTGATGGGAGTAGCATTtgtaaaaaattgttttaaaagatctGAGTGTTAAACCTGGGTAAGCATTGTGTAGAACAGCAACAACAGGCTTAAGAATCTAGATGATCCCTGTGCTAAATGAATCCAGAAGGCGTGGAGAACCAGAGCTGACCATAAGAAGACAAGCCCTCtggaaatgtacagaaatattggGGAGGATATTGACCTTTCCATAATTCATGAAATTGAGATTTTTTAAGCAACCTTATTTAGATCTTATGGAGCAAGTTATCTCCTTGGAATCTAATCTCAGAAGTATTAACTACTGATCAAAAGGTATGAACTTTTTTTCAGGCTCTTGATGAGTAATGTTGAATTGCTTCATGTTATAAAGTTCAAACAGACATTCAGGATTTTTCCACTTTAAATCATCAGCCATGTTAAataccaaaaaaggaaaacagaacacgtttgaaaatatgaaaaaatatacaagCAGATGCAGTTACCAAATTAAAACGCTTACTGAAAATGACTATGTTCTGAGCAATTTTATGTTTGAATTTGAAATTCCCTGATTCAGTATTAATTTCTTAAAGCTTGATAGTTAAACTTGACCTTCATTCCTAGGGAACCAGGATAGCCGGTCATCCTACTAGGTGGGGAAGGTGGCCATCTATCCCAGACCTGGACTTGGAGAAGGATGAGTGGCTACATGTGTCCTGTTAAGAGTTACTTAATGTCTCTGGTTGAGAAGCAGAACCTGAGAATCTCTTGTGCAAGTGGTTTATTGAGGATGTGCTCTCAGGTGGAggggagtgagggaagcaggaTAGAACAGAGGAAGACTGCTAAGCCAGAATGTGGTGGCAGATGAAGACTGACTTCAGCCTGATCTCCTGAGGAGCTCTAGAACAGAAACTGCACCAGAGTTGGTTCCTCCCTGAGGTAAGGGATCCATCTTCTGTACCTCTACACAAGCAAGATGGCAATTCTTTTCTTGAGCAGGCCTCAAAATTAAGAATGCCTCAGAATTActtggaaggcttgttaaaacagaccACTGGGCTAACTCCCAGAGTTTCTGTTTCAGTAAGCCTGAGGTAGGGGGCCtagagaatttgtatttctaacagtTCCCGGGTGTTGCTGATTCTGCTGGTATagggaccacactctgagaaccactgctctaggtaAGAGGACAGCTGTAAGGCTCTAGCTGCCAACACAGCATCTGGGAAAGATCTGAGTGGCATATACTACCGCTACTAACTTGGCATCTTCCTCATGAAGGCACACACCAGGGCTGGAAGATTGGATCACAAGCTGAGGCTGGATAGGTTACATTTTTAGGTCTGACTGTCTAGACTCATGGCATCGTATTATTTTCCCATTGTCATCCCGCATTTCCAGCCAAAGCATTGTTAAATCGTTCCAGTTCATCTCCGCCTTGCTACTGGACTTCAAGGGAAAGGTCTGAGAGGTATGGACAGCTTTAAAGAGGGAGCAGCTTCACCTCACTAGGCAAGTACAGTGGAGTCACTTGCAAAGAATGGAAAATCCTCAagaggaaattaaatatttggaagTAAGACTCAAGTAGACCACATTGGAAGTTTTTGATGTTTGTGAAATTAAAGGATGATGGCTTTCGAAGGCAACTGGAGCCCATAACAGCCTCTGTCCCCAAGGATCACCACCAGCTGAAGCAGAATGTATGGAAGTAACCGGAGACCTTAGCCGGCAGTGTACTGTTGGGTGAACAGTGTACCTGGTACCCTTGTGCCTGAATGTCCATCTTGACGCAGTCCAGTAGATCGTCGATGGTCGGGGATGCCTTCCAAGGCCCAAACTTGACCACCGACCTCTTGTTCGCCTCCAGGAGGCGCAGGGTGTCTGCGCAGTTCGCATCATCCTTTTCGTTGCGCACGACGCACACCAGCACTTCGGAGTAGCGCGCAGCCACGGCCTCCGCACGCGCCAGGCGCACCATGAGCTCCAGGTTCTCGCTGTAGCCTGGCACCCGGAGCAAGAACTGCTTCCGAGCCACCTGCTCACCAAAGATCTGTGGCATGTCCTCCAGGAGTTTGATCAAAGGCTTGATTTCGTAGTACTGAGCCTCACGGTACACCTCGGGGATGTGCTGCATGGGCGGCTGCCCACTGCGCAGGTATTCTAGGATGGGTCCAAAATAGGTGCCACAGCGATCGACGAAGAAGCGTCCCTCTGCATCCGTGCACGCCTTGGCTGAGCTGGAGAACATCTCTGCCAGCTTCGAGCCTGGTAATTTTCTCAAGGTGGCCAAGGTAGTGGTATAGAACTCACCCCCAACGTTCAGCTCCACGACAGGAGATTCCTGGGGGCACAAGAGGCAGAGTGAACCGATGGCGCCACCTCCAGGGAGCGCATGATTTATTTTCATCAAAAGAATAATACCTACAGAATTTAGGGGAGCCCTGATTGGCTTTAGCTGTTGGAATTTACATCTTACTGAAGGGGATTACATTTATGCTGTATAGCTGCAGAGAGTGGgcattttaaggaagaaaaatatttcagtttgatATAAGAATACCCATtcaagggtggggggtgggaagagagagactgggatttcaaaattgtagaatagataaacaagattatactgtatagcacagggaaatatatgcaagatcttatggtagctcacagagaaaggaatgtgacaatgaatatatatatgttcatgtataattgaaaaattgtgctctacgctggaatttgatacaacattgtaaaatgattataaatcaataaaaaatgttaaaaaaataattaaataaaaataaaataaaatacaaaaaaaaaaaaaacccattcaagcatttgaattttctcatttagGTCACAGACTATTAGAGAGCAGGCTGCTGAGGAAGCAAGTCCCAGGGACAACACATGTAAATTGTGGCCTGTGGCAAGGCCTTTTCCCttcctaggcctcagtttccttgtttataaaatggggatatggAGCTATTGTGAGGTCAAGAGTTCCTGACAGGGATGCTCAGATCTAACATACagtttaaaaagggggggggggggtattggggaaaaaacattttcaacCTTTCAAATAGGCTAAAGAAATCACACATGTATTCATTCAGGAATCATTTCTTGGGTACTTACTGTGTGTCCAAATCCTGTGCTGGGAGTGGGGGTAAAAATTCCTATTTCATATAGATCAGAAGTTCTGATTATCAATTGGCATGACTTTGTCTAACAAATGGCATTTgtctgatggatttttttttttattttttttttttttacaaaatatggGCCCATAGAATTAAATCACAGGAACATCCTTTGTGGTGACAAGGCCAGTAACACCAAATACAGCAGATGAAAAACTGCCTCATAAACTGTAAGGCACAGTGCAAATGTAAGTTAGGTTTAGCTGTTCATCAGAATTTTTAGAGGCCTCTTCTCTAGACCAGGGCTGAGCACTAAGGATGTGGGTCAGACCCAGGTGGAAATGCCCACAGGCCAGTGCAGAGAGGCCCTtgggaaaagactgaaaattgaGCTGCATTCGAGAAATACTAAGTGCTGCCACACAGACCTAACAAAAATATGAGACTACTGTATAGTGATTATTACATATGAGATGATACACCAGTTGCTGTCCTTAACAAACCAGCTTCCTGAAcaaatttcatcatttaaaattcaCCCACAgtggaaaggtatagctcagtggtagagtgcatgcctagcatacacgaggtcctgggttcaacccccagtaccgccattaaataaataaatacataaaactaatAACCccaccacaaaaaataataaaataaaataaatcttactCACTCATTCAAAAAAACATGTACctgcctactttgtgccaggtaccTGGGACACAGTGAGAAACAAGGGGGACACAGCCCCGCCCCTCACAGTCCGGTAACTGCAGAATGCTTCACCTGCGCTAACTCAATCCTCATAGCAGTCCTATGAAAGATGTATTaaatccccattttccagatgaataaACTAAGGCTTAAGGAGGTGAAGTTCCTTAAGATCAACCAGCTAGTAAGTGATAGTGtcgggatttgaactcaggtctgatTTACCCCGAAGCTTGCACTAAGTCGttacataaattaattttccACCTTCAAATACCTCCACTCTTCATTCCCTATTTATCCAACAAAATGTAAGGAGGACCTATTCCATTCCAGCCTCCTCTTAAGCAGATGAATAGGACATAGTTCCTGCCTTTGAGGAGCTcacaggggagagagggaaacagaTGGCTCAAATGTGTAGGTGCTGAGGGGGAAGACTCAAAGGTAGGAGGGACTGGCTCTTTTTGTGGATGTGTGTTGGAGCTTGTCGGGGAAGGTTTCCTAGGGGATGTGATGGCTGCTGCTGCAGAAAAGATCTCTGCAGTGTTAGGGGGAAGCCTGGATTTCCAACCTAGAGACTCTACCACTGGTCACTGCAgagccagggagagggagagggctcAGGAATGTCCTTCAGTCTAATTTAGGTGTGACCTCCTTTTCAACTTGTCTGTGGGCTCTAAGATTAAAGTACTGGAATTAAGAGAGCTAAAGGCAGCCAAACTGCTGAGGAGAACTGAGTTGCCATGGCAACTGCTCCTACCAAGGGACAGTTCTGCTAGCTagagtggagaagggagaggagaggatgcGTTCTGACAGCAGCCAAGCAATACAGCCATGAGAAGAAGCAATAAGCCCAGAACCTGTGACTCCCTCTTTCTCCCATAAACCTCAAGGCCTATTGTTTGGCAAGGCTGTTTGGTTAACCCTGAGGTGGCTCTGTACAGCAGGCAGTCAAATATGAAGTTGCAGGCTTCAACCACTGAATGGCTCTATGGGCTCTTCTCACTACCGTACCACTGAAAGCTCACAGGCCCTCTTACTGTCCCCACATTACAGGCGAGGAAAGTTCAGAAAGAAGGGT
This genomic interval carries:
- the KCTD14 gene encoding BTB/POZ domain-containing protein KCTD14, whose protein sequence is MSLTSAPGARRLSRAAPHAGPRTESPVVELNVGGEFYTTTLATLRKLPGSKLAEMFSSSAKACTDAEGRFFVDRCGTYFGPILEYLRSGQPPMQHIPEVYREAQYYEIKPLIKLLEDMPQIFGEQVARKQFLLRVPGYSENLELMVRLARAEAVAARYSEVLVCVVRNEKDDANCADTLRLLEANKRSVVKFGPWKASPTIDDLLDCVKMDIQAQGYQVHCSPNSTLPAKVSGYFHTFCFSWW